One genomic region from Streptomyces venezuelae encodes:
- a CDS encoding alpha/beta fold hydrolase has translation MRLHTTTWGSGDRTALLVHGLMADHRTWRRVGPALASRGYRVVAVDLRGHGASARAAGPGEYRPEDYADDLVESLPAGAELAVGHSLGGLALARAVERLAPARAVYSDPAWHLKCGPDGYVPELFVRAKSFSRDLVRGFNPRWSDEDLDTELASVRVWDERSAYGLADVTGTDMWPARPAVPSLVTLADPSVLISPEDAAMLEGRGFTVRTVAGAGHTIHRDDLDGFMSALDGWI, from the coding sequence GTGCGCCTGCACACCACCACATGGGGATCCGGTGACCGGACAGCCCTGCTCGTCCACGGCCTCATGGCCGACCACCGCACCTGGCGGCGGGTCGGACCGGCCCTCGCCTCGCGGGGCTACCGGGTCGTGGCCGTGGACCTGCGGGGGCACGGGGCGAGCGCCCGGGCGGCGGGACCCGGGGAGTACCGGCCCGAGGACTACGCCGACGACCTCGTCGAGAGCCTACCCGCCGGAGCCGAACTGGCCGTCGGGCACTCGCTCGGCGGGCTCGCCCTGGCGCGGGCCGTGGAGCGGCTCGCGCCGGCGCGCGCGGTGTACTCGGATCCCGCCTGGCATCTGAAGTGCGGTCCCGACGGGTACGTGCCGGAGCTCTTCGTCCGGGCCAAGTCCTTCTCCCGGGACCTCGTGAGGGGGTTCAACCCGCGGTGGTCGGACGAGGATCTCGACACCGAGTTGGCGTCGGTACGCGTCTGGGACGAGCGGTCGGCTTACGGCCTGGCCGACGTCACCGGTACGGACATGTGGCCGGCCCGGCCCGCCGTTCCGTCCCTGGTCACGCTCGCCGATCCGAGCGTGCTGATCTCGCCCGAGGACGCCGCGATGCTGGAGGGTCGCGGCTTCACCGTCCGTACCGTCGCGGGCGCCGGTCACACGATCCACCGGGACGACCTCGACGGGTTCATGTCCGCGCTGGACGGCTGGATCTGA
- a CDS encoding LacI family DNA-binding transcriptional regulator: MSHSTEQTPERPTGQAVPTSADVARLAGVSRATVSYVLNNTSAVRISEPTRRRVREAAEELGYVPHAAARSLRAGHSRMVLLPSAHIPVGPLYSQFFNDLQWELRRLDYTVVQYGSVGLKPDEAARAWAELRPVAVVSLGEVELTEQAVELLKRSGARAVITLGTQQVPGTHSLAMDQGRIGEVAAAHLIESGRRRIGVVVPEEPGLGMFSGPRLEGARRAAEAAGTAEAGTAGAAGVTVVPLPLRYDEESAGELAGRWRELGLDAVFAYNDEYAMLLMRALQDAGISVPEETAVVGADDLLLGRLLRPRLSTVHIDMVLGRELAELVDRAVRDTDVQPRSRRLLDSRVVRRESS, from the coding sequence ATGAGCCACTCAACCGAACAGACCCCCGAACGCCCCACCGGCCAGGCGGTCCCCACCAGTGCCGACGTCGCGCGCCTCGCGGGCGTCTCGCGGGCCACCGTCTCGTACGTGCTGAACAACACCTCGGCCGTCCGGATCAGCGAGCCCACCCGGCGCCGGGTGCGCGAGGCGGCCGAGGAGCTGGGATACGTCCCCCACGCGGCGGCCCGCAGCCTGCGCGCCGGCCACAGCCGGATGGTGCTGCTGCCGAGCGCGCACATCCCGGTCGGACCGCTCTACAGCCAGTTCTTCAACGATCTCCAGTGGGAGCTGCGGCGCCTCGACTACACGGTGGTGCAGTACGGCAGCGTCGGCCTGAAGCCCGACGAGGCGGCCCGCGCCTGGGCCGAGCTGCGGCCGGTCGCCGTGGTCTCCCTCGGTGAGGTCGAGCTCACCGAGCAGGCGGTCGAGCTCCTCAAGCGCTCCGGGGCCCGTGCCGTGATCACGCTCGGCACGCAGCAGGTCCCGGGCACCCACTCCCTGGCCATGGACCAGGGCCGGATCGGCGAGGTCGCCGCCGCCCACCTGATCGAGAGCGGCCGGCGCCGGATCGGCGTCGTCGTCCCGGAGGAACCGGGCCTCGGGATGTTCTCGGGACCCCGGCTCGAAGGCGCCCGGCGCGCGGCCGAGGCCGCCGGCACCGCGGAGGCCGGCACCGCCGGCGCAGCAGGTGTCACCGTCGTACCCCTGCCCCTGCGGTACGACGAGGAGTCCGCGGGCGAACTGGCCGGACGGTGGCGCGAGCTCGGGCTCGACGCCGTGTTCGCCTACAACGACGAGTACGCGATGCTCCTGATGCGGGCGCTCCAGGACGCCGGGATCTCCGTACCGGAGGAGACCGCCGTCGTCGGTGCCGACGACCTGCTCCTCGGCCGGCTGCTGCGGCCGCGCCTGAGCACCGTCCACATCGACATGGTCCTCGGCCGCGAGCTGGCCGAGCTGGTCGACCGGGCCGTGCGGGACACGGACGTCCAGCCCCGCTCCCGCCGCCTCCTCGACTCGCGGGTCGTCCGGCGGGAGTCCAGTTGA
- a CDS encoding MFS transporter yields the protein MALSSSGTGSGTGIGTGTGGAESGTAGPDSPATGRPTRGLLPLLLAGNSAMYTLYIGVGGMLLALQIEDIDPANKVANFGLVAGISAIFATVFNPVAGALSDRSGRRNPWILGGGLLALPVMLLLGSVDTILLVTIAWCLGQAVMNIYQAAITSVVPDRIPMDARGKASAAVGLGLPIGSTIGALVGAAFSENYRTGYLVFGAIVAGTAVLFSACAREQRMPPKAPLPVRQQIAAFGSALKDHDFRWAFIGRALLVLGYFAVAGFQLYILKDHTELPAGLSAEEAVAILMPLNSVAMVVSTVLGGWLSDRYDRRKLFVGASAALAAVALVIPAVSTSWTAMLAFSVVNGLGFGCYMAVDTALVTMVLPKAEDAARDMGVLNIANAGPQVIAPFVASLVVSLSGGGYTALFVVAAVLSVLGALAVRPIRGVR from the coding sequence GTGGCCCTTTCCTCCTCCGGAACCGGCTCCGGAACCGGCATCGGCACCGGCACCGGCGGCGCCGAATCCGGCACGGCCGGCCCCGACTCCCCCGCGACCGGCAGGCCGACGCGGGGCCTGCTGCCGCTGCTCCTCGCCGGGAACTCGGCGATGTACACCCTGTACATCGGCGTCGGCGGGATGCTCCTCGCGCTCCAGATCGAGGACATCGACCCTGCGAACAAGGTGGCGAACTTCGGCCTCGTCGCCGGTATATCCGCGATCTTCGCGACCGTCTTCAACCCGGTCGCGGGCGCGCTCTCGGACCGGTCCGGACGGCGCAACCCGTGGATCCTGGGCGGCGGTCTGCTCGCCCTGCCGGTGATGCTGCTCCTCGGCAGCGTCGACACGATCCTGCTGGTCACGATCGCCTGGTGTCTCGGCCAGGCCGTCATGAACATCTACCAGGCGGCGATCACCTCCGTGGTGCCCGACCGGATCCCGATGGACGCGCGCGGCAAGGCCTCGGCGGCCGTGGGCCTCGGTCTGCCGATCGGCTCGACGATCGGCGCCCTCGTCGGCGCTGCCTTCTCCGAGAACTACCGCACCGGCTACCTCGTCTTCGGCGCGATCGTCGCCGGCACCGCCGTGCTGTTCAGCGCCTGCGCCCGCGAGCAGCGCATGCCCCCGAAGGCTCCTCTGCCGGTCAGGCAGCAGATCGCGGCCTTCGGCAGCGCACTCAAGGACCACGACTTCCGATGGGCCTTCATCGGCCGGGCTCTGCTGGTCCTCGGCTACTTCGCCGTGGCCGGATTCCAGCTGTACATCCTCAAGGACCACACCGAGCTGCCCGCCGGGCTCTCCGCCGAGGAGGCCGTGGCCATCCTCATGCCGCTCAACTCGGTCGCGATGGTGGTCTCGACCGTGCTCGGCGGCTGGCTGTCCGACCGCTACGACCGCCGCAAGCTCTTCGTCGGCGCCTCGGCCGCACTCGCCGCCGTGGCCCTGGTCATCCCGGCCGTCTCGACCAGCTGGACCGCGATGCTCGCCTTCTCGGTCGTCAACGGTCTCGGCTTCGGCTGCTACATGGCCGTCGACACCGCGCTGGTGACGATGGTGCTGCCCAAGGCCGAGGACGCGGCCCGCGACATGGGCGTGCTCAACATCGCCAACGCCGGACCGCAGGTCATCGCCCCGTTCGTCGCCTCGCTCGTCGTCTCGCTGAGCGGTGGCGGATACACGGCCCTGTTCGTCGTGGCGGCCGTACTGTCGGTGCTCGGCGCGCTCGCCGTGCGCCCCATCCGCGGCGTGCGCTGA
- a CDS encoding dihydrolipoyl dehydrogenase family protein, translating to MTRAVEESTYDVVVLGAGPVGENLADRVRAAGLTAAIVESELIGGECSYWACMPSKALLRPALARSDARKVAGLRESVYGPLDALEVLRHRDTVVGHWKDDGQVDWLDSIGVRLFRGHGRLAGPRRVAVAGPEGDEHVLTARHAVAVCTGSRAVLPELPGLPGARPWTSREATSSDRVPARLTVVGGGVVGVEMATAWQALGAKVTLLVRGGGLLPRMEPFVGERVAAALTTRGADIRTGARVAAVVRDGGTGPVTVVLEGGDHVEGDEVLFATGRAPRTEDLGLETVGLAPGSWLDVDDSLRVTGSDWLYAVGDVNHRALLTHQGKYQARIAGAAIAARARGTEPLDGGSWSAHTATADHAAVPQVVFCDPEAAAVGLTLAAAERAGHRVRAVDVDMRQVAGAGLYAQGYGGQARMVVDLDREVVLGASFVGPGIGELLHSATVAVVGEVPIARLWHAVPSYPTLSEAWLRLLEAYRG from the coding sequence ATGACGCGAGCGGTGGAAGAGAGCACGTACGACGTGGTGGTCCTCGGAGCCGGACCGGTGGGCGAGAACCTCGCCGACCGGGTGCGGGCGGCCGGGCTCACCGCAGCGATCGTCGAGAGCGAGCTGATCGGCGGCGAGTGCTCGTACTGGGCGTGCATGCCCAGCAAGGCGCTCCTGCGCCCCGCGCTCGCCCGCTCCGACGCCCGCAAGGTCGCCGGACTGCGCGAGTCGGTCTACGGCCCGCTCGACGCCCTTGAGGTCCTCCGCCACCGGGACACCGTCGTCGGGCACTGGAAGGACGACGGCCAGGTCGACTGGCTGGATTCGATCGGCGTACGGCTCTTCCGGGGCCACGGCCGCCTCGCCGGGCCCCGCCGGGTCGCCGTCGCGGGCCCCGAGGGGGACGAGCACGTCCTGACCGCCCGGCACGCGGTCGCCGTCTGCACCGGCAGCCGCGCCGTCCTCCCCGAACTGCCCGGCCTGCCCGGGGCCAGGCCCTGGACCAGCCGTGAGGCGACCAGCTCCGACCGGGTGCCCGCGCGGCTGACCGTGGTCGGCGGGGGAGTGGTCGGCGTGGAGATGGCCACGGCCTGGCAGGCCCTCGGGGCGAAGGTCACCCTGCTGGTACGGGGCGGGGGCCTGCTGCCCCGGATGGAGCCGTTCGTCGGCGAGCGGGTCGCCGCGGCCCTCACCACACGCGGGGCGGACATCCGCACGGGTGCCCGGGTCGCCGCGGTGGTACGCGACGGGGGCACCGGCCCGGTGACCGTGGTCCTGGAGGGCGGCGACCACGTCGAGGGCGACGAGGTGCTCTTCGCGACCGGCCGGGCCCCGCGCACCGAGGACCTCGGCCTGGAGACGGTCGGCCTGGCACCGGGCTCCTGGCTCGACGTCGACGACAGCCTCCGGGTCACCGGCAGCGACTGGCTCTACGCGGTCGGGGACGTCAACCACCGGGCGCTCCTGACCCACCAGGGCAAGTACCAGGCCCGGATCGCCGGCGCCGCCATCGCGGCCCGCGCGCGGGGCACCGAGCCGCTGGACGGAGGAAGCTGGAGCGCCCACACGGCCACCGCCGACCACGCCGCCGTGCCGCAGGTGGTGTTCTGCGACCCCGAGGCGGCGGCCGTCGGGCTCACCCTGGCCGCGGCCGAGCGGGCCGGTCACCGGGTCCGGGCCGTCGACGTCGACATGCGGCAGGTGGCCGGGGCCGGGCTCTACGCCCAGGGCTACGGGGGACAGGCGCGGATGGTCGTCGACCTCGACCGGGAGGTCGTCCTCGGCGCGTCCTTCGTCGGCCCGGGGATCGGTGAACTCCTCCACTCGGCGACGGTCGCCGTCGTGGGCGAGGTCCCGATCGCCCGGCTCTGGCACGCCGTACCGTCGTACCCGACCCTGAGCGAGGCGTGGCTGCGCCTCCTGGAGGCCTACCGGGGCTGA
- a CDS encoding purine-cytosine permease family protein → MIGHETAPGTTGTTGRDEVFQIEEHGIDPIPDAERHGSAKDVFWLWFGSNLTFTYVINGALAVAFGLSFWQATAVVVLGGLSFLAIGAAGLSGVRTGTATLVISRAAFGVRGNWPAGLLNWIVSIGYTVVNTVVGTLALEAFFADLGWHGGHLPRALALAVTLTLTFAIALWGHATVQFAERWMAYVLAVGFAALLVLVLPGADTSAPAAAPGAAGWSIAFVVMLAGPFSYVPMPADYTRYLPRTTSLKAVTLSGALGGFLSSVALGVAGVAAATQVDMTDAVAGTESLLPGWFQPLFLALVLGGSVTNSIITLYSSSLNLQVLGIPWSRARAIVISAAVTAAGSLGALFLTDFTTSLLSFLSLLIIVFAPWGGVFLADMVLRRCAYDSAALHLREGGAYWYRSGWHPAGMTALLAGLLFSALTCDSELWTGPLVAPLGGADLTLLGAVVSALVYVLLAGRTVAPVRGD, encoded by the coding sequence GTGATCGGACACGAGACGGCGCCCGGGACCACGGGGACCACGGGCCGGGACGAGGTGTTCCAGATCGAGGAGCACGGGATCGACCCCATCCCCGACGCCGAACGGCACGGCAGCGCCAAGGACGTCTTCTGGCTCTGGTTCGGCTCGAACCTCACCTTCACGTACGTCATCAACGGCGCCCTCGCCGTCGCCTTCGGCCTCTCCTTCTGGCAGGCCACCGCCGTCGTCGTGCTCGGCGGCCTCTCCTTCCTCGCGATCGGCGCGGCCGGCCTCAGCGGCGTGCGCACCGGCACCGCGACCCTCGTGATCTCCCGGGCGGCCTTCGGCGTCCGCGGCAACTGGCCGGCCGGTCTGCTCAACTGGATCGTCAGCATCGGCTACACCGTCGTGAACACCGTGGTCGGCACCCTCGCACTCGAAGCCTTCTTCGCCGACCTCGGCTGGCACGGCGGACACCTCCCCCGGGCCCTGGCCCTCGCCGTCACCCTCACGCTGACCTTCGCCATCGCCCTCTGGGGCCACGCCACCGTCCAGTTCGCCGAACGCTGGATGGCGTACGTCCTCGCCGTCGGCTTCGCCGCGCTCCTCGTCCTCGTCCTGCCCGGCGCCGACACGTCGGCCCCCGCCGCCGCGCCCGGCGCCGCCGGCTGGAGCATCGCCTTCGTCGTCATGCTCGCCGGCCCCTTCTCGTACGTCCCCATGCCCGCCGACTACACCCGGTACCTGCCCCGCACCACCTCCCTGAAGGCCGTCACCCTCAGCGGCGCGCTCGGCGGCTTCCTCTCCTCCGTCGCCCTGGGCGTCGCCGGTGTGGCCGCCGCGACGCAGGTGGACATGACCGACGCGGTGGCGGGCACCGAGAGCCTGCTCCCCGGCTGGTTCCAGCCCCTCTTCCTCGCCCTCGTCCTCGGCGGCTCGGTCACCAACTCGATCATCACGCTCTACTCGTCGAGCCTGAACCTCCAGGTCCTCGGCATACCGTGGAGCCGCGCCCGCGCCATCGTCATCAGCGCCGCGGTGACCGCGGCCGGCTCCCTCGGCGCCCTCTTCCTCACCGACTTCACCACCTCGCTCCTCTCCTTCCTCTCCCTCCTGATCATCGTCTTCGCCCCCTGGGGCGGGGTCTTCCTCGCCGACATGGTGCTCCGCCGCTGCGCGTACGACTCCGCCGCGCTGCACCTGCGCGAGGGCGGCGCCTACTGGTACCGCTCCGGCTGGCACCCGGCCGGCATGACCGCGCTCCTCGCGGGCCTCCTCTTCTCCGCGCTCACCTGCGACTCGGAGCTCTGGACCGGCCCGCTCGTCGCCCCCCTCGGAGGCGCGGACCTCACCCTGCTCGGCGCGGTGGTCTCGGCCCTCGTGTACGTGCTCCTCGCGGGGAGGACCGTCGCGCCGGTACGCGGCGACTGA
- a CDS encoding flotillin family protein translates to MGIGILAGVVVGAFALLIVVFKMMWRVAEPNEALIISGSNHKNEGLGAGMGFRIVTGRGTLVMPGVQAVRKLSLDLNETQLSVECVTHQGIPLKVRGVVIFKVGDDFVSIANAARRFLDQQKLMSERVHIVFAGHLRAIVGGLTVEDMIRDREKLTGQARSACGTEMEKLGLIVDSLQIHEIEDPTGYIKNLAAPHAAAVQRDARIAQAEANRRATEAEQQAAARMSEATRDSEILQAGYQAERDQASARARQAGPLADAASRQEVVVQETRVAELEGHRKEQQLQAEVRKPADAMAYETRTLAAAERDARISAAEADAKETELASAAKATATRLTGEAEAAAQHAKGLAVAEATRAKGLAEAESIKARAAALAENQEAVVAQQLAEKWPEIVSAGASAFGNVDQMVLLNGADGMADVFAKALTMGGTGLGLARQLLATMNPGAPEHLGKVPPAPRPEESVEITVGDGE, encoded by the coding sequence ATGGGCATCGGCATTCTGGCGGGCGTCGTCGTCGGCGCCTTCGCTCTTCTGATCGTCGTGTTCAAGATGATGTGGCGGGTCGCGGAGCCCAACGAGGCGCTGATCATCTCCGGTTCCAACCACAAGAACGAGGGCCTCGGCGCGGGGATGGGGTTCCGGATCGTCACCGGTCGCGGCACCCTCGTGATGCCCGGCGTCCAGGCGGTGCGCAAGCTCTCGCTCGACCTCAACGAGACGCAGCTGTCCGTCGAGTGCGTCACCCACCAGGGCATTCCGCTCAAGGTCCGCGGTGTGGTGATCTTCAAGGTGGGTGACGACTTCGTGTCGATCGCCAACGCCGCCCGCCGGTTCCTCGACCAGCAGAAGCTGATGTCGGAGCGGGTGCACATCGTCTTCGCCGGTCATCTTCGCGCCATCGTCGGCGGGTTGACCGTGGAGGACATGATCCGTGACCGGGAGAAGCTGACCGGGCAGGCGCGTTCGGCCTGTGGCACGGAGATGGAGAAGCTCGGTCTGATCGTCGACTCGCTGCAGATCCACGAGATCGAGGACCCGACCGGCTACATCAAGAACCTGGCCGCCCCGCACGCCGCCGCCGTCCAGCGGGACGCGCGGATCGCGCAGGCGGAGGCGAACCGGCGGGCGACCGAGGCCGAGCAGCAGGCCGCGGCGCGCATGTCGGAGGCGACCCGGGACAGCGAGATCCTCCAGGCGGGCTACCAGGCCGAGCGGGACCAGGCCTCGGCCCGGGCCCGGCAGGCCGGACCGCTGGCCGACGCGGCCTCGCGCCAGGAGGTCGTGGTCCAGGAGACCCGGGTGGCCGAGCTGGAGGGCCACCGCAAGGAGCAGCAGCTCCAGGCGGAGGTCCGCAAGCCGGCCGACGCCATGGCGTACGAGACCCGGACGCTGGCCGCGGCCGAGCGTGACGCCCGGATCTCGGCGGCCGAGGCCGACGCGAAGGAGACCGAGCTGGCGAGCGCGGCCAAGGCGACGGCGACCCGGCTCACCGGTGAGGCGGAGGCGGCGGCGCAGCACGCGAAGGGGCTCGCCGTCGCCGAGGCGACGCGGGCGAAGGGTCTGGCGGAGGCCGAGTCGATCAAGGCCCGTGCGGCGGCACTCGCCGAGAACCAGGAGGCCGTCGTCGCCCAGCAGCTGGCGGAGAAGTGGCCGGAGATCGTGTCGGCCGGCGCGTCCGCCTTCGGGAACGTCGACCAGATGGTGCTGCTGAACGGCGCCGACGGGATGGCGGACGTCTTCGCCAAGGCCCTGACCATGGGCGGGACCGGGCTCGGTCTGGCCCGGCAGCTGCTCGCCACGATGAACCCGGGGGCGCCGGAGCACCTGGGCAAGGTGCCGCCGGCTCCGCGGCCGGAGGAGAGCGTGGAGATCACGGTCGGCGACGGGGAGTAG
- the trxA gene encoding thioredoxin: MSTVELTKDNFDEIVSGNEFVLIDFWASWCGPCRQFGPVFEAASERHQDLVFAKVDTEAQQELAAAFEIQSIPTLMIVRDNVAIFAQPGALPEAALEDVIGQARRLDMDEVRKSVEAAQQQ, translated from the coding sequence ATGAGCACCGTAGAGCTCACCAAGGACAACTTCGACGAGATCGTCAGCGGGAACGAATTCGTCCTGATCGACTTCTGGGCTTCGTGGTGCGGTCCCTGCCGTCAGTTCGGCCCGGTCTTCGAGGCCGCCTCCGAGCGGCACCAGGACCTGGTCTTCGCGAAGGTGGACACCGAGGCCCAGCAGGAGCTGGCCGCCGCCTTCGAGATCCAGTCGATTCCGACGCTGATGATCGTCCGTGACAACGTGGCGATCTTCGCGCAGCCGGGTGCCCTGCCGGAGGCCGCCCTGGAGGACGTCATCGGGCAGGCACGCCGGCTGGACATGGACGAGGTCCGCAAGTCGGTGGAGGCCGCTCAGCAGCAGTGA
- a CDS encoding TetR/AcrR family transcriptional regulator, with translation MAGAARRRDGNVTQERMLEEAMAVIAEEGLASLTMSALAERLGTSGGHILYYFGSKDLLLLAALRWSEAALTGERGALLARRIPAERKLDLFLRLYLPRGPRDPRWTLWIELWARTPGNTALREAQEALDRGWQEDLETLLAAGVARRRFAPLDATARASELLALLDGLSTRVVLGQESGRDARPALEAARAAARLLVAPYAPDTPRTEAM, from the coding sequence GTGGCAGGGGCGGCACGACGGCGGGACGGGAACGTCACCCAGGAGCGGATGCTGGAGGAGGCCATGGCGGTGATCGCCGAGGAGGGCCTCGCCTCGCTCACCATGTCCGCGCTCGCGGAGCGGCTCGGGACGAGCGGCGGCCACATCCTGTACTACTTCGGCAGCAAGGACCTGCTGCTGCTCGCCGCCCTCCGCTGGAGCGAGGCCGCACTCACCGGGGAGCGCGGCGCCCTGCTGGCCCGGCGGATCCCGGCCGAGCGCAAGCTCGACCTCTTCCTGCGGCTCTACCTGCCGCGCGGGCCCCGCGACCCCCGCTGGACGCTGTGGATCGAGCTCTGGGCCCGCACCCCCGGCAACACCGCGCTGCGCGAGGCCCAGGAAGCGCTGGACCGGGGCTGGCAGGAGGACCTGGAGACCCTGCTCGCGGCGGGGGTCGCCCGGCGGCGCTTCGCACCGCTCGACGCCACCGCCCGGGCCTCCGAACTCCTGGCCCTGCTCGACGGGTTGAGCACCCGAGTCGTCCTGGGCCAGGAGTCCGGCCGGGACGCGCGGCCCGCGCTGGAGGCGGCACGCGCGGCGGCACGGCTGCTCGTCGCCCCGTACGCCCCCGACACGCCGCGAACAGAAGCGATGTGA
- a CDS encoding thiolase family protein: MSIRDVYIVDAVRTPIGKFGGALAGVRPDDLAAHVVRSLVDRSPALDPARVDDVYFGDANGAGEDNRDVARMAVLLAGLPVSVPGVTVNRLCGSGMEAVIQAARAIALGDASVAIAGGVESMSRAPWVLQKPERAFPAGHQQLHSTTLGWRMTNPRMPAEWTVSLGEGAELVADKHGLTRDQQDTFALASHRKAAEAWAKGLYDDEVVPYAGVDLTRDECIRDTTSMEALAKLKPSFRPTGGTVTAGNSSPLNDGAAALLLVDEDGLRETGREPLARIRTSAVTGIEPQLFGLGPVAAVRRALEKAGRSFGDLTAFELNEAFAAQALGCLAEWPELDPEIVNPRGGAVAIGHPLGASGARLAGSVAHQLAAAGSGTGLAALCIGVGQGLALVLER, encoded by the coding sequence ATGAGCATCCGCGACGTCTACATCGTCGACGCCGTCCGCACACCGATCGGGAAGTTCGGAGGCGCGCTCGCCGGGGTGCGCCCGGACGACCTCGCCGCCCACGTGGTGCGGTCCCTCGTCGACCGCTCGCCCGCGCTCGACCCGGCCCGCGTCGACGACGTCTACTTCGGCGACGCCAACGGCGCGGGCGAGGACAACCGCGACGTGGCCAGGATGGCCGTCCTGCTCGCCGGACTCCCCGTCAGCGTCCCCGGCGTCACCGTCAACCGCCTCTGCGGCTCCGGCATGGAGGCCGTCATCCAGGCGGCCCGCGCCATCGCGCTCGGCGACGCCTCCGTCGCCATCGCCGGCGGCGTCGAGTCCATGTCCCGCGCCCCGTGGGTCCTGCAGAAGCCGGAGCGGGCCTTTCCCGCCGGTCACCAGCAGCTCCACTCGACGACCCTCGGCTGGCGCATGACCAACCCTAGGATGCCGGCCGAGTGGACGGTCTCCCTCGGCGAGGGCGCGGAGCTCGTCGCCGACAAGCACGGCCTCACCCGCGACCAGCAGGACACCTTCGCGCTCGCCAGCCACCGCAAGGCGGCCGAGGCGTGGGCGAAGGGGCTGTACGACGACGAGGTCGTCCCGTACGCGGGCGTGGACCTGACCCGGGACGAGTGCATCCGCGACACGACCTCCATGGAGGCGCTCGCCAAGCTCAAGCCCTCCTTCCGCCCCACGGGCGGCACGGTCACGGCGGGCAACTCCTCCCCACTCAACGACGGCGCGGCGGCCCTGCTCCTGGTGGACGAGGACGGACTGCGCGAGACGGGCCGCGAGCCGCTCGCCCGCATCCGCACGTCGGCCGTCACCGGTATCGAGCCCCAGCTCTTCGGCCTCGGCCCGGTCGCGGCGGTCCGGCGGGCCCTGGAGAAGGCGGGACGTTCCTTCGGCGACCTCACGGCCTTCGAGCTCAACGAGGCCTTCGCGGCCCAGGCCCTCGGCTGCCTCGCCGAATGGCCGGAACTCGATCCCGAGATCGTGAACCCGCGCGGCGGCGCCGTCGCCATCGGCCACCCGCTGGGCGCCTCGGGCGCCCGGCTCGCCGGATCCGTGGCGCACCAGCTCGCCGCGGCCGGCTCGGGCACGGGCCTCGCGGCGCTCTGCATCGGCGTGGGCCAGGGCCTGGCACTGGTCCTGGAGCGCTGA
- a CDS encoding TIGR02452 family protein gives MSARLREIARRTEEIVAAGRYQAPDGRTVSLTEDLTAALAGTRLHGPEPVPVTPSTDRTATLDVTGESSLAAARRMVSADPARPVAVLNFASARNPGGGYLNGAQAQEEALCRASALHATLLRAPDYYAHHRADPDVFYTDRVIHSPRVPVFRDERGALLDEPFTVGFLTSPAPNAGVVRRRTPERAGQLPAALAARAERVLETAAAAGYRRLVLGAWGCGVFRNDPAVVAGAFRALLMGEGRFAGHFEEIVFAVLDRSSGTPTLAAFARVFDRTV, from the coding sequence ATGAGCGCACGACTGCGCGAGATCGCGCGGCGGACCGAGGAGATCGTGGCCGCGGGCCGGTACCAGGCCCCCGACGGCCGGACCGTCTCCCTCACGGAAGACCTGACCGCAGCCCTGGCCGGAACCCGCCTCCACGGCCCCGAACCCGTCCCCGTCACCCCGAGCACCGATCGCACGGCCACCCTGGACGTCACGGGGGAGAGCAGCCTGGCCGCCGCGCGCCGGATGGTCTCCGCCGACCCCGCCCGCCCGGTCGCCGTCCTGAACTTCGCCTCCGCCCGCAACCCCGGCGGCGGCTACCTCAACGGCGCCCAGGCCCAGGAGGAGGCGCTCTGCCGGGCCTCCGCCCTCCACGCGACACTGCTGCGCGCCCCCGACTACTACGCCCACCACCGCGCGGACCCGGACGTGTTCTACACCGACCGGGTGATCCACTCGCCCCGCGTCCCGGTCTTCCGCGACGAACGCGGCGCGCTGCTCGACGAGCCGTTCACGGTCGGTTTCCTCACCTCGCCCGCACCCAACGCGGGCGTCGTCCGCCGCCGCACCCCCGAACGGGCCGGACAGCTCCCGGCGGCCCTGGCCGCCCGCGCCGAGCGGGTCCTGGAGACGGCGGCCGCGGCCGGCTACCGGCGGCTCGTGCTCGGAGCCTGGGGCTGTGGGGTGTTCAGGAACGACCCGGCGGTGGTCGCGGGCGCCTTCCGGGCACTGCTCATGGGCGAGGGCCGGTTCGCCGGCCACTTCGAGGAGATCGTCTTCGCCGTCCTGGACCGCTCCTCCGGCACACCGACGCTCGCCGCCTTCGCCCGGGTCTTCGACAGAACCGTCTGA